DNA sequence from the Pseudomonas fluorescens Q2-87 genome:
ATGCAGGCGCAGCAGGAAGACTTCGCGCTGATCCTCGGGCAAGACCTGCAACGCAGCGTCCAAGCGAGCCTGATCGCGGCTCAGGCTCAACTGCTGCTCGGGGCTGGCGCTGTCGTCGGGCTGGACGTGAAGGCGCTCATCGTAACTGTCGTGCAACGGGTTGTGGACGCCGTGCTTGCGCCAATGGTCGATCAAGCGGTTGCGGGCAATCTGGAACAACCAGGTACGAAAACTCGCTCGGCCTTGTGGCTGGCTGGCGCTGCGGATCAGGCTGAGCCAGGTTTCCTGGAAGACTTCCTCGGCCAGCTCGGCCTTGTTGCTCAAGGCCACGAGAAAACGATAAAGCCCCAGCCGATGACGGGCGTACAGGACTTCGAAAGAAGCCCCGTCACCGTTGCGGTAGCGGGCCAGCAGCGATTCATCGCTGGGAGGATCAAGCGCAGCGGGCATGTCGGTGACGAGCTCCTTTCGATGTTGAACACGGTCTTGCCGATTGCAAAGGATTCTGTGGGAGCCGGGCTTGCTCGCGAAGGCGGCGTGTCAGACGAAACTTTCCTACCTGACACATCGCCTTCGCAGGCAAGCCAGCTCCCACATTTTTATCCTCGTCGTGGTCAGAATCAGCGTTTAGCCGCAGGCTGAAGACTCTGGGCAAGCTCCACCAACTGCACAAACTCCGCCCGCAACCCGAACGGATCATCACCGCGGGCCGAGCGTGCCAATTGCGCGGTGTCCTTCAAACTCATCGCGCCAGTGTAACGCCCATCGCCCTTGAGCTGCTGGGCGAAAGCCGCCACGGCAGCCGAGAAGCGCAAGTCATCGCTGGTCTTGCCTTCGCCCTGCGTGCTGGCGATAGGATGTTCGATCAATCGGCTACTGCCGCCCTCAGCGGGCTTGTAGCGTACGCGCAACATCGCCAATTCCCCCGCCTTGCCGTCCTGCTTCGGCGTGCTGGCGTAGCGCAGCGGCTCCAACCAGCCCTTCTCGCCCGCAGGGACAATTTCATACAATGCCGTCACCGTATGCCCGGCGCCGATTTCGCCCGCATCGACCTTGTCGTTGTTGAAATCCTCACGCTTGAGCGCGCGGTTCTCGTAACCCAACAGACGATACTCGCTGACCTGTGCGGGGTTGAATTCCACCTGCAATTTCACGTCCTGCGCCACCGTTGCCAGAGTAGAGCTGAGCTGGTCCACCAAAACCTTGCGCGCTTCGAGCAGGTTGTCGATGTAGGCATAGTTGCCGTTACCGGCATCGGCCAGTTGCTCCATCAGGTGTTCGTTGTAGTTATCCACGCCGAAGCCCAGCGTCGTCAGGGATACGCCGCTTTTGCGCTGGTCCACCGCCATCTGCTTGAGGCTGTCGAAATCACTGGTGCCGACGTTGAAGTCGCCGTCGGTGGCCAGCAGGATGCGGTTGATGCCTTTGTCGATAAAGCTCTCCCGGGCCATCTGATAAGCCAATTCGATACCCGACGCCCCAGCGGTGGAGCCTCCGGCATCGAGTTGGTCGATGGCGTTGCGGATCTTCACCTTGTCACGGCCCGAAGTGGGCTTGAGCACCACCCGGGATTCGCCGGCATAAACCACCAGGGATACGCGGTCCTGATCGCGCAATTGGTCCACCAGCAGTTTCAGCGTGCTCTTTACCAGTGGCAGGCCTTCGCGGCGGTCCATGGAGCCGGAAACGTCCACCAGGAATACCAGGTTGGCCGGGGCCAGGTCCGCCACGGCGCGGTCGCTCGCCTTGATGCCTATGCGCAACAAGCGGGTGTGGGGGTTCCACGGCGTCGGGGCCAGCTCGGTGGTCACGCCAAAGGGCGAGCCGTCAGTAGGTAGGGCGTAGTTGTACGAAAAGTAATTGACCATTTCCTCCAGCCTCACAGCCCCTTCGGGCGGCAGGCTGCCTTGAATGAGGAAACGGCGCACGTTGGCATAGCTGCCGGTATCGACATCTGCGCTGAAGGTGGAAACCGGCGTTTCGGCAACGCTATGGATGGGGTTGTCCGCCAGCTTGTCGTATAGCTCGCGCGATTCGGCACGGTCGTTCGCCGCAACAGCATCGTTCGCCACGCCAGGGGCGGGCATCGCGGCCGGCTTCAGGAGCATGCGCTTGGTCGTCGACTGGCGCACTTCGGCAATCTCGCCTTGCGGCACGACGCTGGGCGCCACCGCCAACGGTTCGGACGGCTCGGCAGCGTCCCGGGACGAAGACATTCCACAACCGGCCAGCGCCACCAGCAAAGTCACGGCGAAGCCCTGGGCAGCAGGACGCATAAAGGGAACTGGACGGAACATGGGCTGAACCTCGTGAATGAATGATTCGTACACAAGCTCAGACGTACCCTGTCCGGCGTTCGGGTTAACCCTCAGAGAATATTTTTGCGAAGGGATCAGGCAAGGCGCTGACTACCCACTTTTTTGCCTCAAGTTACCGCCACCGAGGTCGAGACACTAAAGTGCCATCAATCCTATAAGGACATTCCGTGTTCAAAACATTCCTCAAGGCCACCGCCTTCGTCGCCACTCTGTCGATGACCGGTTGCGTGTCCTACACCGTCACCGGCCCAGTGGGCGCACCGCAGCACCCGGCTCCCGTCAGCAGCCCGCGCACCGCCCAAATCGCCGATGTCGCCGTGACCGCACCTGATGTCAACGATGCCAATCGCACCGCCATCAGCCGCTCGCTGACGGCCCAGCTCAATCAGTACGTGCAGACCGGCGGTTACTTCAAGCAGGTCACCGAGTACCCGACCCGTCTGGGCGAGAACGACGTGCTGTTGAAGTTCAACATGACCTCGCTCAAAGGCCATCGCGGCGTGCATCCAGGCTATGTGCCTGGCGCACTGCTGACACTGACTCTCTGGATCTGGGTAAACGGCCCTATCAATGTCGACAGCTACGACGTCGCCGGGAACCTGACCATCGTCGACCGTGACGGCAAAGAACTGGCCGCAGCCAAGGAAGAGATCAAACTCGAGCGCAACGTAGGCCTGTACGGTCGCGAATATTGGGCCCCGACCATGGGCGCCAAGGAACTGAATCAGCTGGTGGCGCAACTTCTGGACAACGCTACCGCGCGCTTGGCGAAACAATAATTTTCAGGAGCAACACATGATGGGTTTCATCAAACACAGCCTGGTGCTTGCCGCCGTCCTGCTGACCGGTTGCGTGTCCTATTCGCAACATGAATTGCCCGACGTGAAGACCTGGCCGCCGGTCGCCGCCGCACCCACGGCAAAACCCAGCGCCTTCCTGCGCACGACCGCACAGAACCAGGTCAACAGTGGCCCAGCCGTTGCCGCCTCGGGCGCCCAGGCCACCGCGTGGGAAACGTCGGTGCTTGAGACCTTCCGCGACTCCGGACGCTTCGCCCGAGTCAGCACCGCCAAGGTCGACTCGGATATCTACGCCGAAGCCACCCTGCGCAACAACGAACAGTTCAGCATGGCCTCGGCCATCATCACCGGGGCGACCTTCTTCGTGATCCCGTCCACGAGCGAGAACACCTTTACCCTCGAAACGGTGTTCAAGGACAAGGATGGCAAGGAGCTGGGGCGCGTGCAGAAGAGTGAATCGGTTCGCACCTGGATGCACTTGGTGCTGATCTTTGGCATTCCGTTCCAGCAGGACACCCGCGACGTAGTGCAGGCGCTGACGCGCAGTACGCTGGATGAGGCGGTACAGCGGCAGTTGCTGTAACCGATTGCTCCCGCAACGGCGCAGGCATCGTGGCGAGGGACCTTGCTCCCGATTGAGTGCGAAGCACTCATATAAATGGGGTCTGCTGCGCAGCCCAGCGGGAGCAAGCTCCCTCGCCACGGGGTCATTCCAATCTTGGAGCGTATTGCGGCCGGGCTTTACTGAGCCTCAATTTCCACCACTGTTTTGCCTTTCCCCCGCCCCTCGGCTACCTGCGCAAAGGCCTCATTGACATCGCCCAGGCCAAACCGGGCTGGATCGACCTTGATCCGCAACGCTCCGGCTTCGACCAACGCCGCTGCCTCCCGCAAAATGTGGCCGTGGTGCTCGCGCCCCTTGCCGGTCAGCAGCGGCATCAAGGTGAACACTCCGGAATAGCTCGCTCCTCGAAACGACAGCGGCGCCAGACTGTGTTGCCCCCAGCCGAGGCAACTGAGCACATGGCCGGTGTAGGTTTTCACCGCGTTGAACGATGCATCCAGGGTCGGTCCACCGACGGTGTCGTAGACGATGTCGAAGCCCTCGCCATCGGTATGCAGGCGTACATAGCTTTCGACATCCTGGGTGCGGTAGTCGATGGGGGTTGCGCCCAGTTCGCGAATGAAGTCCAGACTGCTGGCCGAGCCGGTGGCGTAGACCTCGGCGCCACGGGCCTTGGCGATTTGCACGGCCATTTGGCCGACACCGCCCGCGCCGCCGTGGATCAACACTTGCTGGCCCTCCCGGACATTGGCACGGTCAACCAACCCTTCCCAAGCGGTGATGAAGACCAGTGGCAACGCCGCCGCTTCACGCATGCTCAATGCCTGGGGCTTGAGCGCAATCAGGCGGGCATCGACGACGA
Encoded proteins:
- a CDS encoding RNA polymerase sigma factor — translated: MPAALDPPSDESLLARYRNGDGASFEVLYARHRLGLYRFLVALSNKAELAEEVFQETWLSLIRSASQPQGRASFRTWLFQIARNRLIDHWRKHGVHNPLHDSYDERLHVQPDDSASPEQQLSLSRDQARLDAALQVLPEDQREVFLLRLHGDLELPQIAALTGAPLETVKSRLRYAQQKLHRLLAEEVPA
- a CDS encoding vWA domain-containing protein, which translates into the protein MFRPVPFMRPAAQGFAVTLLVALAGCGMSSSRDAAEPSEPLAVAPSVVPQGEIAEVRQSTTKRMLLKPAAMPAPGVANDAVAANDRAESRELYDKLADNPIHSVAETPVSTFSADVDTGSYANVRRFLIQGSLPPEGAVRLEEMVNYFSYNYALPTDGSPFGVTTELAPTPWNPHTRLLRIGIKASDRAVADLAPANLVFLVDVSGSMDRREGLPLVKSTLKLLVDQLRDQDRVSLVVYAGESRVVLKPTSGRDKVKIRNAIDQLDAGGSTAGASGIELAYQMARESFIDKGINRILLATDGDFNVGTSDFDSLKQMAVDQRKSGVSLTTLGFGVDNYNEHLMEQLADAGNGNYAYIDNLLEARKVLVDQLSSTLATVAQDVKLQVEFNPAQVSEYRLLGYENRALKREDFNNDKVDAGEIGAGHTVTALYEIVPAGEKGWLEPLRYASTPKQDGKAGELAMLRVRYKPAEGGSSRLIEHPIASTQGEGKTSDDLRFSAAVAAFAQQLKGDGRYTGAMSLKDTAQLARSARGDDPFGLRAEFVQLVELAQSLQPAAKR
- a CDS encoding zinc-dependent alcohol dehydrogenase family protein, whose translation is MNNTMLAAVAETAQAPLAVRHMPRPVPGKGQVSIKVHAVGINPLDTKIAMGGGAHARQPLPAVLGIDLAGTVIELGEGVNDFALGDEVFGMAGGIGGVQGALAEYIVVDARLIALKPQALSMREAAALPLVFITAWEGLVDRANVREGQQVLIHGGAGGVGQMAVQIAKARGAEVYATGSASSLDFIRELGATPIDYRTQDVESYVRLHTDGEGFDIVYDTVGGPTLDASFNAVKTYTGHVLSCLGWGQHSLAPLSFRGASYSGVFTLMPLLTGKGREHHGHILREAAALVEAGALRIKVDPARFGLGDVNEAFAQVAEGRGKGKTVVEIEAQ